One genomic segment of Misgurnus anguillicaudatus chromosome 25, ASM2758022v2, whole genome shotgun sequence includes these proteins:
- the rhot2 gene encoding mitochondrial Rho GTPase 2, translating to MKRDVRILLLGEPKVGKTSLIMSLVGEEFPEQVPLRAEEITIPADVTPEKVPTHIVDYSETEQSDEVLREEIVKANVVCVVYDVTQDETIDKIRTKWIPLVNGGAEKGSKIPIILVGNKSDMRSGSSMEAILPIMNQFSEIETCVECSAKNLKNISELFYYAQKAVLHPTAPLYDPEDKQLKPQCVRALSRIFSISDQDNDHILSDAELNCFQKLCFGNPLAPQALEDVKTVVWKNTSDGVQDNGLTLNGFLFLNTLFIQRGRHETTWTILRKFGYDDTLDLTDDYLYPPLRVPVGCTTELNHLGQQFLQKLFDKYDEDKDLALSPAELKNLFGVLPYMPWGPAVYSNVPITEESYISQHGYFCQWMLSAYLDVHRCLEHLGYLGYPILMERESQTSAVTVTREKEIDLDKRQTQRNVFLCKVIGPRGTGKTDFLQAFLKRNVVRKERNPGPPSVYAINTVSVSNQEKYLILEEVDVETEFLKAADAACDVACLMYDVSDPDSFNYCASIYKQHYMDSGIPCVVVGSKADLVEVKQHHGMSPSEFCYKHRLPSSLRFSALLPNAHTNIYSKLAWAAMYPHLNGSDMNSTSFWLRVTLGTTIAAMLGFAVYRAFSRHK from the exons ATGAAACGCGATGTCCGGATACTGCTGCTGGGGGAAc CCAAAGTGGGTAAAACCTCTCTCATCATGTCTCTGGTTGGAGAGGAGTTTCCCGAGCAG GTTCCCCTCCGTGCAGAAGAGATCACCATACCTGCCGATGTCACACCTGAGAAAGTACCCACACACATAGTCGATTATTCAG AAACTGAGCAGTCTGATGAAGTGTTGAGGGAAGAGATCGTAAAG GCCAACgttgtttgtgtggtttatgatGTCACGCAAGATGAAACCATTGACAAG ATCAGGACTAAATGGATTCCGCTGGTTAATGGAGGTGCAGAAAAAGGCAGCAA GATTCCCATCATCCTCGTGGGCAACAAGTCTGACATGCGTTCTGGAAGCTCAATGGAAGCCATTCTTCCCATCATGAACCAGTTTTCAGAGATAGAGACCTGTGTAGAG TGCTCGGCTAAAAATCTGAAGAATATTTCTGAGCTTTTCTATTACGCCCAGAAAGCCGTTTTGCACCCGACTGCTCCTCTGTATGACCCTGAGGACAAACAG CTGAAGCCACAGTGCGTCCGAGCTCTCAGTCGGATCTTCAGTATCTCGGATCAGGACAACGATCACATACTCAGTGATGCTGAACTCAACTGTTTCCAG aAACTGTGCTTTGGGAATCCACTGGCTCCTCAGGCCCTAGAGGACGTAAAAACAGTCGTGTGGAAAAACACCAGCGATGGAGTCCAGGACAATGGACTCACACTTAAtg GGTTCCTTTTCTTGAACACGCTGTTTATACAGAGAGGACGTCATGAGACCACCTGGACCATCCTGCGTAAATTTGGTTATGATGACACACTGGACCTGACCGATGATTACCTATATCCACC GTTACGAGTTCCTGTCGGTTGTACGACAGAGTTGAATCATTTGGGTCAACAGTTCCTGCAGAAGCTCTTTGATAAATATGATGAG GATAAAGATTTAGCTCTCTCTCCGGCTGAACTGAAGAATCTGTTTGGTGTTTTACCCTACATGCCCTGGGGTCCGGCGGTGTACAGTAATGTCCCTATAACAGAGGAGAGCTACATCTCCCAACACGGATACTTCTGCCAGTGGAT GTTATCAGCGTACCTTGACGTCCACCGATGTCTGGAGCATCTTGGCTATCTTGGCTACCCGATTCTGATGGAGCGAGAATCTCAGACCTCCGCCGTAACCG TGACGAGAGAAAAGGAGATAGATCTGGATAAAAGACAGACTCAACGAAACGTGTTCCTCTGTAAAGTGATCGGTCCTCGTGGAACAGGAAAGACAGACTTCCTTCAGGCTTTCCTCAAGCGGAACGTTGTG aGAAAGGAACGCAACCCCGGTCCTCCTTCGGTTTACGCCATCAACACTGTCTCGGTATCCAATCAGGAGAAATATCTCATT TTGGAAGAGGTGGATGTGGAAACAGAGTTTTTAAAAGCAGCGGATGCTGCATGTGACGTAGCGTGTCTGATGTATGACGTCAGCGACCCGGACTCATTCAACTACTGTGCTAGTATATATAAG CAGCACTATATGGACAGCGGGATCCCGTGTGTGGTGGTCGGCTCTAAAGCGGATCTTGTAGAAGTGAAACAGCATCATGGCATGAGCCCATCTGAATTCTGTTACAAACATCGCCTGCCTTCATCTCTTCGCTTCTCCGCGCTGCTCCCGAACGCACACACGAACATCTACAGCAAACTCGCCTGGGCCGCCATGTACCC ACATCTGAATGGATCAGACATGAACAGCACTTCCTTCTGGCTCCGTGTGACTTTGGGTACCACGATAGCAGCCATGTTGGGCTTCGCCGTCTACAGAGCCTTCAGTC